From Vibrio artabrorum, a single genomic window includes:
- a CDS encoding TIGR02444 family protein, translated as MSPEHAPISLTLERLWQFSLQYYSVRGVKDACLALQNQFHGNVNLLLLLKWLDEQQLSFAEEEWHKVQQCLSRSESLLHSYRELRKHLKAHVIDSLYREALQFELQLEKQQQSDLVDCINSLKLFASQQSPLAFQYCRLLGAENLYDAFSEPAPLP; from the coding sequence ATGAGCCCAGAGCACGCCCCAATATCACTAACACTGGAACGACTGTGGCAGTTTAGCCTCCAGTATTACAGTGTGCGTGGTGTAAAGGATGCGTGCTTAGCTTTGCAAAACCAGTTCCATGGCAACGTCAATCTACTGCTGCTTCTCAAATGGCTTGATGAGCAGCAATTGTCTTTTGCTGAAGAAGAGTGGCACAAAGTTCAACAGTGCTTGAGCCGCTCTGAAAGTCTACTGCATAGTTATCGAGAGCTACGTAAACACCTCAAAGCACACGTTATCGACTCACTCTACCGTGAAGCCCTACAGTTTGAGTTACAGCTTGAGAAACAACAACAATCTGATCTCGTCGACTGTATAAACTCCCTAAAGCTGTTCGCTAGCCAGCAATCACCGCTCGCGTTTCAGTACTGTCGTTTATTAGGAGCAGAAAACCTCTACGACGCTTTTTCTGAACCCGCCCCTCTCCCCTAA
- a CDS encoding hydrolase, translating into MTIFTAATGLSNPHLQTLVPRFIRKQALFTPHWQTLDTPDGDFLDLAWSESPDSDNISSNNLGSKPIFVLFHGLEGSFESPYANGLMNAFAQDGWLSVMMHFRGCSGKPNRLARAYHSGEVEDARFFLRHLHAQFPHNPKVAVGISLGGNMLANYLAEYADDPLLSAATIVSAPFDLACCSSRIEQGFSKLYKKYLLNSLKSNALKKANLLQEKLGITTETIHNITKLYEFDERITAPLHGFKNAQDYYAQCSALPKLTKIKLPTQIIHAKDDPFMTDDVIPKFVLPDNIDYRLFQKGGHVGFITGSTLKPRFWLEEALPAYYESILNSA; encoded by the coding sequence ATGACAATATTTACCGCAGCCACCGGCCTATCGAATCCGCACTTACAAACATTAGTACCCAGATTCATTAGAAAACAGGCATTATTTACTCCTCACTGGCAAACCTTAGACACCCCCGATGGTGACTTTCTCGATCTTGCTTGGAGTGAATCTCCAGACAGTGACAACATAAGTAGCAACAACCTCGGTAGTAAACCCATTTTCGTGCTATTCCACGGTTTAGAAGGCAGCTTTGAGAGCCCTTATGCCAACGGACTGATGAATGCATTTGCGCAAGATGGTTGGTTATCAGTGATGATGCACTTTAGAGGCTGTAGCGGCAAACCTAATCGTTTGGCTCGCGCATATCATTCCGGTGAAGTCGAAGATGCACGCTTCTTCTTAAGACATCTGCACGCTCAGTTTCCCCATAACCCGAAGGTTGCGGTTGGTATTTCCTTGGGCGGAAACATGTTGGCCAACTACCTCGCTGAATATGCGGATGACCCGTTACTGTCGGCTGCTACGATTGTATCAGCACCCTTCGACCTTGCTTGTTGTTCCAGTCGTATTGAACAAGGCTTTTCAAAGCTCTATAAGAAGTACCTGCTCAACTCGCTAAAATCGAATGCATTGAAAAAGGCCAATCTGCTACAAGAGAAGCTCGGCATTACCACTGAAACCATTCACAACATCACCAAACTGTATGAGTTTGATGAACGCATTACCGCACCTTTGCATGGATTCAAAAATGCTCAAGATTATTACGCACAATGTTCAGCGCTTCCTAAACTGACTAAGATCAAGCTGCCAACTCAGATCATTCATGCCAAAGACGATCCGTTTATGACCGATGACGTCATCCCCAAATTCGTACTACCGGACAACATCGATTATCGGCTGTTTCAAAAAGGTGGCCATGTGGGGTTTATTACCGGCAGCACACTCAAACCAAGATTTTGGTTAGAAGAAGCGTTACCGGCCTACTATGAAAGCATTCTAAATTCGGCATAA
- a CDS encoding YheU family protein, with the protein MIIPWQDIAPETLENLIKEFVLREGTDYGDVEVSLQNKIDQVKNQLASGEISIVFSELHETVDIQVTKRF; encoded by the coding sequence ATGATCATCCCATGGCAAGACATCGCCCCAGAAACGCTGGAAAACCTGATTAAAGAATTCGTACTGCGTGAAGGCACAGACTACGGTGATGTAGAGGTTTCACTTCAAAACAAGATTGACCAAGTAAAAAATCAATTGGCCTCAGGAGAAATCAGTATCGTATTTTCTGAGCTACATGAAACCGTTGATATTCAGGTCACAAAACGCTTCTAG
- a CDS encoding phosphoribulokinase, with translation MSAKHPIIAVTGSSGAGTTTTSEAFRKMFNMMNVKAAWVEGDSFHRFTRPEMDVEIRKAREQGKHISYFGPQANDFGALEEFFRQYGNEGTGKVRRYLHTFDEAVPYNQMPGTFTPWQEIPENSDVMFYEGLHGGVVDGDINVSQHVDLLIGMVPIVNLEWIQKFVRDTRDRGHSREAVMDSIVRSMDDYLNYITPQFSRTHINFQRVPTVDTSNPLNAKGIPSLDESFVVIRLRGIKNVDFPYLLAMIDGSFMSRHNTLVVPGGKMSFAMELIVRPILQQLIETGKIG, from the coding sequence ATGTCCGCTAAACATCCAATAATTGCGGTGACGGGTTCATCAGGAGCCGGCACCACCACCACCTCAGAAGCCTTCCGTAAAATGTTCAATATGATGAACGTCAAGGCTGCTTGGGTTGAGGGGGATAGCTTCCATCGCTTCACTCGACCAGAGATGGATGTCGAAATCCGTAAAGCGCGCGAGCAAGGTAAGCACATCAGCTACTTTGGTCCGCAAGCCAACGATTTTGGCGCATTAGAGGAGTTCTTCCGTCAATACGGTAACGAAGGCACAGGTAAGGTACGTCGTTACCTACACACCTTCGATGAAGCCGTGCCGTACAATCAAATGCCGGGCACCTTTACGCCATGGCAAGAGATCCCTGAAAACTCCGATGTGATGTTTTATGAAGGCCTGCATGGTGGTGTAGTTGATGGTGACATCAATGTTTCCCAACATGTCGATTTGCTGATCGGCATGGTGCCCATCGTCAACCTTGAGTGGATCCAAAAATTTGTTCGTGACACTCGCGATCGTGGTCACTCCCGTGAAGCAGTAATGGACTCCATTGTTCGTTCGATGGATGATTACCTTAACTACATTACCCCACAATTTTCACGGACCCATATCAACTTTCAGCGTGTTCCAACCGTAGATACCTCAAATCCACTGAACGCGAAAGGGATTCCAAGTTTAGACGAAAGCTTCGTAGTGATACGTTTGCGTGGCATAAAAAACGTCGATTTTCCCTACCTTTTGGCCATGATTGATGGCTCATTTATGTCTCGCCATAACACGCTAGTCGTGCCGGGGGGGAAAATGAGTTTTGCTATGGAGCTCATCGTAAGACCGATCCTACAACAACTCATCGAAACCGGAAAAATTGGTTAA
- the crp gene encoding cAMP-activated global transcriptional regulator CRP — protein MVLGKPQTDPTLEWFLSHCHIHKYPSKSTLIHAGEKAETLYYIVKGSVAVLIKDEEGKEMILSYLNQGDFIGELGLFEEDQERTAWVRAKSPCEVAEISFKKFRQLIQVNPDILMRLSSQMANRLQVTSQKVGDLAFLDVTGRIAQTLLNLAKQPDAMTHPDGMQIKITRQEIGQIVGCSRETVGRILKMLEEQNLISAHGKTIVVYGTR, from the coding sequence ATGGTTCTAGGTAAACCCCAAACCGATCCAACATTAGAGTGGTTCCTTTCACACTGTCATATTCATAAGTACCCTTCAAAGAGTACTTTGATTCATGCTGGTGAAAAGGCAGAAACCTTGTATTACATCGTTAAAGGTTCTGTGGCAGTTCTTATCAAAGACGAAGAAGGTAAGGAAATGATTCTTTCTTACTTAAACCAAGGTGACTTCATTGGTGAGCTTGGCCTCTTCGAAGAAGACCAAGAGCGTACTGCATGGGTTCGTGCAAAATCTCCTTGTGAAGTTGCTGAAATTTCTTTCAAGAAATTCCGCCAACTTATCCAAGTGAACCCAGACATCCTGATGCGCCTTTCATCGCAAATGGCAAACCGTTTACAAGTAACGAGCCAAAAAGTTGGTGACTTAGCGTTCCTTGATGTAACAGGTCGTATCGCTCAAACGCTACTAAATCTAGCGAAACAGCCCGATGCCATGACTCACCCTGACGGCATGCAAATCAAGATCACTCGTCAAGAGATTGGCCAGATCGTTGGTTGTTCTCGTGAGACAGTAGGTCGTATCTTGAAGATGCTAGAAGAGCAGAACCTAATTTCTGCACACGGTAAAACTATCGTGGTCTACGGCACTCGTTAA
- a CDS encoding DUF1338 domain-containing protein produces the protein MTPDLLFKSLWDDYIDRLCPSAEKVHRLLKEDEALINDHIALRTFNVDPLGIDTLAKPFLALGYKACGDYLFESKKLVAKHYEHPDPTQPKVFISELKVEACSSDLQQIVAKLVEQVDASKLQGYEFLFGGRLWDLSFADFQVLAKESEYASWLAAHGYGANHFTVSVNQLKHFEEVQSVNDYLRESGFTINASGGEVKGSPEVLLEQSSTMADKVPVSFVDGNEMIPGGFYEFAKRYVMDNGELYTGFVAASADKIFESTNG, from the coding sequence ATGACACCCGATCTACTCTTTAAATCACTATGGGATGATTACATTGATAGGCTTTGCCCATCGGCAGAAAAAGTTCATCGTCTACTGAAAGAAGACGAAGCGCTGATTAATGATCACATTGCACTGCGTACTTTCAATGTTGATCCTTTGGGGATTGACACACTCGCTAAGCCTTTTCTGGCTTTAGGTTATAAGGCGTGTGGCGATTACTTGTTTGAAAGCAAGAAGTTGGTGGCTAAGCACTATGAGCACCCAGATCCCACCCAACCTAAAGTGTTTATTAGTGAGTTGAAGGTCGAAGCGTGTTCCAGTGATTTACAGCAGATCGTGGCTAAGTTGGTTGAGCAAGTGGACGCAAGCAAGCTTCAAGGTTATGAGTTCTTGTTTGGTGGCCGACTTTGGGATCTGAGCTTCGCGGATTTCCAAGTGTTAGCAAAAGAGAGCGAATATGCTTCTTGGTTAGCGGCTCATGGCTATGGTGCAAATCACTTTACGGTGAGTGTGAATCAGCTTAAGCACTTCGAGGAGGTACAGAGTGTGAATGACTATTTGAGAGAGTCGGGCTTCACAATCAATGCATCTGGAGGTGAGGTTAAAGGCTCTCCAGAGGTTTTATTAGAGCAATCATCAACAATGGCGGATAAAGTCCCAGTATCATTTGTTGATGGCAATGAGATGATTCCTGGTGGCTTCTATGAGTTTGCGAAGCGTTATGTGATGGATAATGGTGAGCTATACACTGGGTTTGTGGCGGCATCAGCAGATAAAATTTTTGAGAGTACTAACGGGTAG
- the astD gene encoding succinylglutamate-semialdehyde dehydrogenase: MTQWIAGQWVAGQGDAMTSVSPYNNEVVWQGDSATPAQVESAVTAAREAFLVWKKLSFTEREAIVLNFAEKVKENSEEIAQIIAKETGKPIWETRTEAGAMAGKIAISIRAYHERTGGASREAAGNQIVLRHRPLGVMAVFGPYNFPGHLPNGHIVPALLSGNTVVFKPSEQTPWTGEFVMKLWQEAGLPAGVINLVQGAKETGIALAEAKGLDGVLFTGSANTGHILHRQFAGQPGKMLALEMGGNNPMVISDQFGDVDATVYTIIQSAFISAGQRCTCARRLYVPVGEKGDQLLDKLVAATLKIRVDQPFAEPAPFMGPQISEAAAKFILDAQANLQSLGGVSLVEAKAGQAAFVSPGIIDVTNIAELPDEEYFGPLLQVVRYQSLEQAVELANDTRFGLSAGLVSTDDSEWEYFVDHIRAGIVNRNRQLTGASGDAPFGGPGASGNLRPSAYYAADYCAYPMASMEGSETQLPATFSPGIEL, from the coding sequence ATGACTCAGTGGATAGCAGGACAATGGGTAGCAGGTCAAGGTGACGCCATGACATCGGTAAGCCCATACAATAATGAAGTTGTGTGGCAGGGCGATAGCGCAACACCAGCACAGGTTGAATCTGCTGTAACAGCCGCTCGTGAGGCTTTCTTAGTTTGGAAGAAGCTGAGCTTTACAGAGCGTGAAGCGATCGTGTTGAACTTTGCCGAGAAGGTAAAAGAGAACAGCGAAGAAATCGCACAAATCATCGCAAAAGAGACAGGCAAGCCGATTTGGGAAACGCGCACTGAAGCGGGTGCGATGGCAGGCAAAATCGCTATCTCTATTCGTGCTTACCATGAACGTACCGGTGGGGCATCACGTGAAGCCGCTGGCAACCAGATTGTACTGCGTCATCGTCCATTGGGCGTGATGGCGGTATTTGGTCCTTATAACTTCCCGGGTCACCTACCAAACGGTCATATTGTTCCTGCGCTGCTATCGGGTAATACCGTGGTATTTAAGCCGTCAGAGCAAACACCTTGGACGGGGGAGTTCGTCATGAAGCTGTGGCAAGAGGCGGGTCTTCCAGCTGGTGTGATTAACCTAGTACAAGGCGCTAAAGAGACAGGCATCGCACTGGCTGAGGCTAAAGGTCTTGATGGTGTGCTATTTACCGGTAGTGCTAATACCGGTCATATCCTTCACCGTCAATTCGCGGGCCAACCGGGCAAGATGCTGGCGCTAGAGATGGGCGGCAACAACCCGATGGTGATCAGTGATCAATTTGGGGATGTTGACGCGACGGTTTACACCATTATCCAGTCGGCTTTCATCAGTGCGGGTCAACGTTGTACATGTGCACGTCGCTTGTATGTGCCTGTTGGAGAGAAGGGCGATCAACTACTGGATAAGCTCGTTGCTGCGACCTTGAAGATTCGTGTCGATCAGCCATTCGCTGAGCCAGCACCCTTCATGGGTCCGCAGATCTCTGAAGCTGCGGCTAAGTTCATTCTGGACGCGCAAGCGAATCTGCAATCGTTAGGCGGTGTCAGCCTAGTCGAAGCAAAAGCGGGTCAAGCGGCGTTTGTTTCTCCTGGCATCATCGATGTAACCAACATTGCTGAACTGCCGGATGAAGAGTACTTCGGTCCATTGCTACAAGTGGTTCGTTACCAGTCACTAGAGCAAGCGGTTGAGCTAGCGAACGACACGCGCTTTGGTTTATCTGCTGGTTTAGTTTCAACCGACGATTCAGAGTGGGAATACTTCGTTGACCATATCCGCGCGGGCATTGTTAATCGTAACCGTCAGTTGACTGGCGCAAGCGGCGACGCACCATTTGGCGGCCCGGGAGCTTCCGGTAACTTACGTCCAAGTGCTTACTACGCGGCGGATTACTGCGCGTATCCGATGGCTTCAATGGAAGGCAGTGAAACTCAACTGCCAGCCACGTTTAGCCCGGGAATTGAGCTTTAG
- the astA gene encoding arginine N-succinyltransferase, which yields MLVIRPIKQSDYDALHTCAVESGHGFTSLPINEELLTNRIAHSEYSFAKQDVTEPGDEGYLMVGYDTESGEVAGTTGVEAAIGWDVPFYSYHISKVVHSSQKLGVNNIVKLLTFGNNYTGCSEICTLFLRPNFRGGLNGRLMSKCRFLLMAEHPERFSKTIFAEMRGVSDAEGNSPFWQWLQEHFFSIDFTLADYLTGIGKKGFIADLMPKLPIYVNLLSQEAQAVIGEVHDNTRPALKLLEREGFTNRGYVDIFDAGPTVECDLRNIESVRHSIRSQVQIADHASSKDFLIGNTSFENFRAVAAKAAYDQVTNTVILSPEVASALEVKEGEFVRILAQ from the coding sequence ATGCTAGTTATTCGCCCAATTAAACAATCTGATTACGACGCGCTGCATACTTGTGCGGTTGAGTCAGGACATGGATTTACATCTCTTCCGATTAACGAAGAACTGTTAACCAACCGCATTGCTCACTCAGAATACAGCTTCGCAAAACAAGACGTAACCGAACCCGGTGACGAAGGTTACTTAATGGTAGGCTACGATACCGAAAGCGGTGAAGTCGCCGGTACGACTGGCGTTGAAGCTGCGATTGGTTGGGACGTCCCGTTTTATTCTTACCATATTAGCAAGGTTGTCCATTCATCACAGAAACTCGGCGTGAATAACATCGTTAAGCTACTGACTTTTGGTAACAACTATACCGGATGCAGTGAGATCTGTACGCTGTTCTTACGCCCTAACTTTCGGGGTGGATTGAATGGTCGTTTGATGTCGAAGTGCCGTTTTTTGCTTATGGCTGAACACCCAGAGCGTTTCTCGAAAACCATCTTTGCTGAGATGCGTGGTGTTTCTGATGCGGAAGGTAACTCGCCTTTTTGGCAATGGCTGCAAGAGCACTTTTTCTCGATTGATTTCACGCTTGCGGATTATCTAACCGGTATTGGCAAAAAAGGCTTCATTGCTGACCTCATGCCGAAACTGCCTATTTATGTGAACCTATTGAGCCAAGAAGCTCAGGCGGTAATCGGAGAGGTACATGATAATACGCGTCCGGCGCTTAAACTGCTGGAGCGTGAAGGTTTCACTAATCGCGGCTACGTCGACATCTTTGATGCAGGCCCAACGGTTGAGTGTGATCTAAGAAACATCGAATCAGTGCGGCACTCAATTCGCTCTCAAGTTCAAATTGCAGATCACGCCAGCTCTAAAGATTTCCTAATTGGCAATACCTCGTTTGAGAACTTCCGCGCTGTCGCGGCGAAAGCGGCGTATGACCAAGTGACTAACACCGTGATTTTATCACCTGAAGTCGCAAGCGCTCTTGAAGTAAAGGAAGGCGAATTCGTTCGTATATTGGCTCAATAA
- a CDS encoding aspartate aminotransferase family protein, with translation MTVENKVERSLFNEVMVPCYNPMEMIPVKGQGARVWDQQGREYIDFAGGIAVSCLGHCHPAMVNAVTEQANKIWHLSNVMTNEPALRLAKKLTDVCFAEKVFFANSGAEANEAALKLARRWAADVHGPEKSEIIAFKQGFHGRTFFTVTVGGQEAYSDGFGPKPGDITHLPYNDIAALEAHISDRTCAIMMEPLQGEGGIISPTSAFVNTVRELCDKHNALLIFDEVQTGNGRTGNFYAYQGLGVTPDILSTAKSLGGGFPIGAMLTTTELATHLKIGTHGSTYGGNPLACAVAEAVVDVVSQPETLAGVKEREALFRDGLTKINDKYQIFSEIRGKGLLLGAALNEEWQGRARDVLVAAGEQGLMVLVAGPNVIRFTPSLVITTQDIEEGLSKLDKAIATLV, from the coding sequence ATGACAGTGGAAAATAAAGTAGAACGTAGTCTGTTTAATGAGGTGATGGTGCCTTGTTATAACCCAATGGAAATGATCCCAGTAAAAGGGCAAGGCGCACGTGTTTGGGACCAACAAGGCCGAGAGTATATCGACTTTGCTGGTGGTATCGCCGTGAGCTGTTTGGGTCACTGTCACCCAGCAATGGTGAATGCGGTTACTGAGCAAGCAAACAAGATTTGGCATCTAAGCAATGTGATGACCAATGAGCCAGCACTGCGTCTAGCGAAGAAGCTCACCGACGTATGTTTTGCAGAAAAAGTTTTTTTTGCCAACTCTGGCGCAGAAGCGAATGAAGCCGCATTGAAGCTAGCTCGTCGTTGGGCGGCGGATGTTCACGGCCCTGAGAAATCTGAAATTATTGCATTCAAACAAGGTTTCCATGGTCGTACCTTCTTTACCGTGACGGTGGGAGGCCAAGAGGCTTACTCTGACGGTTTTGGTCCTAAACCGGGCGATATTACTCATCTGCCTTACAACGATATTGCAGCGCTAGAAGCGCACATCTCTGATCGCACTTGTGCCATCATGATGGAACCTCTGCAAGGTGAGGGCGGAATCATCTCTCCAACCTCTGCATTCGTGAACACCGTTCGCGAACTGTGTGACAAACACAATGCACTGCTCATCTTTGATGAAGTGCAAACGGGTAATGGTCGTACTGGTAACTTTTATGCTTACCAAGGGCTAGGTGTGACCCCCGATATTCTAAGTACTGCGAAATCACTGGGTGGTGGTTTCCCTATTGGCGCAATGCTAACAACCACAGAACTCGCGACACATCTGAAAATCGGGACTCATGGTTCTACATACGGTGGTAACCCATTGGCGTGTGCTGTTGCAGAAGCGGTTGTTGATGTGGTTAGCCAACCTGAAACATTAGCTGGCGTGAAAGAGCGTGAAGCCTTGTTCCGTGATGGTCTTACTAAGATCAACGATAAATACCAAATCTTCAGTGAAATTCGGGGTAAAGGCCTACTACTAGGTGCTGCGCTTAACGAAGAGTGGCAAGGTCGAGCGCGTGACGTATTAGTTGCCGCTGGCGAGCAAGGTCTGATGGTGTTGGTTGCAGGGCCAAACGTGATTCGTTTCACGCCATCACTGGTTATCACGACACAAGATATTGAAGAAGGCTTATCAAAACTAGACAAAGCAATTGCTACGCTAGTTTAG
- a CDS encoding aminodeoxychorismate/anthranilate synthase component II gives MLLIIDNYDSFTYNLYQYFCELGVTVKVVRNDEIDIAGIEALNPSHLVISPGPCTPDDAGISLQVIEHFVGKLPILGVCLGHQAIAQVFGGEVVRARQVMHGKTSPIRHNGKSVFQGLNNPLTVTRYHSLVVKNGTLPDCFELTSWTEFEDGSMDEIMGYQHKTLPIDAVQFHPESIKTEQGHQLLANFLAR, from the coding sequence ATGTTACTTATCATCGATAACTACGACTCTTTTACCTATAACTTGTATCAGTATTTCTGTGAGTTAGGGGTCACTGTAAAAGTCGTTCGCAATGATGAGATTGATATTGCGGGCATTGAAGCGCTAAATCCTAGTCATCTTGTTATCTCGCCGGGTCCTTGCACACCGGATGATGCAGGTATCTCTCTACAGGTGATTGAACACTTCGTCGGTAAGTTACCGATCTTAGGTGTGTGTCTTGGCCATCAAGCCATTGCTCAAGTCTTTGGTGGTGAAGTGGTGAGAGCCAGACAAGTGATGCATGGTAAAACCTCGCCGATCCGTCATAACGGTAAGAGCGTTTTTCAAGGTCTTAATAACCCTTTAACTGTCACGCGTTACCACTCTTTAGTGGTGAAAAACGGCACATTACCAGACTGCTTTGAACTGACGTCTTGGACAGAATTTGAAGATGGCAGTATGGATGAGATTATGGGTTATCAACATAAAACCTTGCCAATTGATGCCGTACAATTCCACCCTGAATCGATTAAAACAGAGCAAGGACACCAGCTTCTCGCTAACTTCCTTGCACGCTGA